In Hemiscyllium ocellatum isolate sHemOce1 chromosome 2, sHemOce1.pat.X.cur, whole genome shotgun sequence, a single window of DNA contains:
- the LOC132821696 gene encoding uncharacterized protein LOC132821696 isoform X2: MRKEPCQHIVTFTAQSQGTWTTGHGGNRYELIGNPEEGNASTRINQLSVRDNHTYLCLVEYSFEPDSQYLIQKETRLQVHVNRTEPTTVYLPVIPTLLILPICFIIFINFSNKGGCSQQIKRTTPLKRNDPGSSSIPEPHQAQQPLASGTGCTRTDQSPSISDTVTSSV, from the exons ATGAGGAAGGAGCCCTGCCAACACATCGTTACATTTACAGCCCAATCACAGGGAACTTGGACAACTGGACACGGTGGAAATCGGTACGAGCTCATTGGGAACCCAGAGGAGGGAAACGCCTCGACCAGGATAAACCAGCTGAGTGTGAGGGACAATCACACTTACCTGTGTCTGGTGGAATACAGTTTCGAACCTGATTCTCAGTATCTGATCCAGAAAGAGACTCGGCTGCAGGTACATG TGAACAGGACTGAGCCCACCACTGTATATCTGCCAGTCATTCCAACACTTCTCATCCTGCCCATCTGCTTCATAATCTTCATCAACTTCAGCAACAAAGGAG ggTGTTCACAGCAAATCAAGAGAACGACACCTTTGAAAAG GAATGATCCagggtcatccagcattcctgagCCTCATCAGGCCCAGCAGCCGTTGGCCTCAGGTACTGGCTGTACTCGAACTGACCAATCACCATCCATTTCAGACACTGTAACATCGAGTGTGTGA